A genomic window from Synergistaceae bacterium includes:
- a CDS encoding 50S ribosomal protein L28, whose protein sequence is MSKFCDCCGRGPAAGNAVSHSNRHTRRRWLVNIQNVRVNVGGGETRKLHICTKCIRSGKVQRAV, encoded by the coding sequence ATGTCTAAATTTTGTGATTGTTGCGGGCGTGGTCCGGCGGCAGGAAATGCTGTTAGCCATTCTAATCGCCACACCAGGCGTCGCTGGCTTGTAAATATACAAAATGTACGAGTTAATGTGGGTGGCGGTGAAACTCGAAAACTTCATATATGTACCAAATGCATCCGCTCCGGTAAAGTTCAAAGGGCCGTTTAA
- a CDS encoding DNA translocase FtsK: MFFSRKSEKRYSNKTKNKNSKGFFPHVSKVQEKLFFLCVLFLTIYTIMSIYTPLTGSLGCKISSFLLTRIGGSIVVLLFFVFYISSLKLLSRAIPYFRRQIIATILIFLNVSLLLGLYFLTNKPNRLNLKWLNPGDFGIGLSRLSFAFLGVVGTFLLGLISIYISLILYGIKPYIKLPYITKFIQMFIAKINKIKDKATNQNHPKNVISNDAFDFEGAPNINDFDRNSYDYFNVPNKNNHLDLDKKNIKIRPQTKELGEDQVLDPAFNLNIEQKNKVKQGIFPPPIEVFGNEESNEGEMDQEKATPFGKKIIQTLDQFGIEAFLADILVGPTVIQFRIQLAPGIKVNKVAALGKDIALAIAVPSLRIEAPIPGKPYIGIEIPNPIRRGIPLRTVISDHNFQDSKHLLPLPFGVGVNGGSVVVGLEKLPHLLVSGTTGSGKSVFINSCIVALCSTRTPEELRMILVDPKRVEMSVYDKLPHLLTPPVTDTKKAVHVLAWAIREMEKRYSTFADLRVRNLEDYNKKVREKDRLPFIVVIVDELADLMMTAPKEVEDYICRLSQMARATGIHLILATQRPSVNVITGLIKANIPARVAFTLPSNADSRTIIDCAGAEKLLGKGDMLFLSTKHPKPIRIQAPWIEDSILANWLNYLQNTFGEPEFIEITKPSSQMGGIDGDYFDDDLLEEAIEIIMNTGIASASGLQRRLRVGFSRASRLIDMMEQLGIVGAADGPKPREILVDERKAKDLFEERLS, from the coding sequence ATGTTTTTTAGTAGAAAGTCAGAGAAAAGATATTCAAACAAAACAAAGAATAAAAACTCCAAAGGATTTTTTCCGCATGTTAGCAAGGTGCAGGAAAAACTATTTTTCTTGTGTGTTCTTTTTCTAACTATTTATACAATAATGTCTATATATACGCCTTTGACTGGTTCTTTAGGGTGTAAAATTTCTTCCTTTTTGTTAACTCGTATAGGTGGTTCAATAGTTGTTCTTTTATTTTTTGTTTTTTATATATCTTCTCTAAAATTGCTATCACGTGCAATACCATATTTTCGCAGACAAATAATTGCGACTATACTAATTTTTTTAAATGTATCCCTACTTTTAGGTCTGTATTTTTTAACAAATAAGCCAAATAGATTAAACTTGAAATGGTTAAACCCTGGAGATTTTGGCATAGGGTTATCTAGATTATCTTTTGCTTTCCTTGGTGTAGTAGGCACATTTCTTTTAGGTCTCATATCTATATATATATCGCTAATTTTGTATGGTATTAAGCCTTATATAAAACTTCCATACATTACAAAGTTTATTCAAATGTTTATAGCAAAAATTAACAAAATAAAAGATAAAGCTACTAATCAAAATCACCCAAAAAATGTTATATCAAATGATGCATTTGATTTTGAAGGTGCACCAAATATTAATGATTTTGACAGAAATTCATATGACTATTTTAATGTACCAAATAAAAATAATCATCTAGATTTAGATAAGAAAAACATCAAAATCCGGCCTCAAACAAAAGAACTTGGAGAAGACCAAGTTTTAGATCCTGCGTTTAATTTAAATATTGAACAAAAAAACAAAGTAAAACAAGGAATTTTCCCTCCTCCAATTGAAGTTTTCGGAAATGAAGAGTCTAATGAAGGAGAGATGGATCAAGAAAAAGCAACGCCGTTTGGCAAAAAAATAATACAGACATTAGATCAATTTGGTATAGAGGCCTTTTTAGCAGACATACTGGTAGGGCCTACTGTTATTCAATTTAGAATACAACTAGCTCCAGGAATAAAAGTAAATAAAGTTGCAGCTCTGGGTAAAGATATTGCTCTTGCAATTGCTGTACCAAGTTTGCGTATAGAAGCCCCTATACCAGGGAAACCATACATAGGAATAGAAATACCAAATCCGATACGTAGAGGAATTCCCTTAAGGACAGTTATTAGCGACCACAATTTTCAGGATTCAAAACATTTGTTACCACTGCCTTTTGGTGTCGGTGTTAACGGCGGTTCTGTCGTTGTAGGATTAGAAAAACTACCTCACTTGTTAGTTTCAGGTACGACAGGCTCAGGTAAAAGTGTTTTTATAAATTCTTGTATTGTTGCTCTATGTTCAACACGCACTCCAGAAGAGTTACGTATGATTCTTGTAGACCCTAAACGCGTAGAAATGTCTGTATACGATAAATTACCGCACTTACTTACCCCCCCTGTGACTGATACAAAAAAAGCTGTACACGTGCTTGCTTGGGCAATTAGAGAAATGGAAAAACGCTATTCTACATTTGCAGATCTCCGGGTCCGTAATCTTGAAGATTATAATAAAAAAGTACGCGAGAAAGATAGACTGCCATTTATTGTTGTCATCGTTGACGAACTGGCTGATTTAATGATGACTGCACCAAAAGAAGTTGAAGATTATATTTGTAGATTGTCCCAAATGGCCAGAGCAACTGGAATTCACTTAATTCTTGCCACACAACGTCCATCTGTTAATGTTATTACAGGGCTAATTAAGGCCAATATTCCTGCAAGGGTCGCCTTCACCCTTCCGAGTAATGCAGACTCTCGAACCATTATTGATTGTGCAGGAGCAGAAAAATTACTTGGAAAGGGGGATATGCTATTTCTTTCAACAAAACACCCCAAACCAATACGCATACAAGCACCATGGATAGAGGATAGCATTTTAGCTAACTGGCTAAATTATTTACAAAATACTTTTGGAGAACCAGAATTTATAGAAATAACTAAACCAAGTTCGCAAATGGGGGGTATTGACGGAGATTACTTTGATGACGACCTGCTAGAGGAAGCTATTGAAATCATAATGAATACAGGAATAGCGTCGGCTAGCGGATTGCAAAGACGCCTTAGAGTAGGATTTTCACGAGCTTCTAGATTGATAGATATGATGGAACAACTGGGAATAGTTGGAGCTGCTGATGGTCCAAAACCCCGTGAGATCTTGGTTGATGAAAGAAAAGCAAAAGATTTATTTGAAGAGAGATTAAGTTAA
- a CDS encoding TldD/PmbA family protein, whose protein sequence is MEFKKIAILHERIKDTINAGADYSDIYIQSSSGHAAHYEEGKIEELSSSTSNGSGARIVLDNKTFYSHTSGIDFKNINEAFSTVIETALNKKTKALDSKTIDIIEPCEKTSSPEPDILQNLNNEIRKASPLVRQVTFRYSVSKKRIFIIKPDASVVSDTRDYSSFVAQVIVERKGILYSGSERMCKSVALDKFWGSSTPSSIANIALQRALLMTRAKACPAGRMQVLFAGEAGGTIIHEACGHGLEADIVDKDYSIYRDRIGQLVANKNITMIDDPTIPSLYGSYKFDDEGVPAQRSVLIENGVLKSYISDILSAKKYNAKSTGNGRRESFKYAPVPRMSNTFILPGNATFESMLDRIKNGIYVKKMGGGEVNPTTGDFVFFVSEGYLVRNGKVSYPVRGATLSGNGPSVLKNIIELGNNLVMDSGICGKSGQGVPVTDGQPSMLVDGLTVGGSEA, encoded by the coding sequence ATGGAATTTAAAAAAATTGCCATTCTTCATGAAAGGATAAAAGACACAATAAATGCTGGAGCTGACTACTCTGATATCTATATACAGTCTTCTTCTGGTCATGCAGCTCACTATGAAGAAGGGAAGATTGAAGAGCTTTCTTCTTCTACTTCAAATGGAAGTGGGGCTCGCATTGTATTAGATAATAAAACTTTTTATTCACATACCTCTGGGATAGATTTTAAAAATATTAATGAAGCTTTTTCAACGGTAATTGAGACTGCTTTAAATAAAAAAACAAAAGCCCTTGATAGTAAAACGATAGATATTATTGAGCCTTGTGAAAAAACATCTTCTCCAGAACCCGACATATTACAAAACCTAAATAACGAGATTAGAAAGGCTTCGCCCTTGGTAAGACAAGTTACGTTTAGATATTCAGTTTCTAAAAAACGCATATTTATTATAAAACCAGATGCTTCAGTTGTATCAGATACACGCGATTATAGTAGTTTCGTTGCACAGGTAATCGTTGAGCGGAAAGGCATTCTTTATTCGGGTTCAGAGCGTATGTGCAAGTCAGTTGCATTAGATAAATTTTGGGGGAGCTCAACTCCATCAAGCATAGCGAATATTGCTTTACAAAGAGCTTTGCTAATGACAAGAGCTAAGGCATGTCCAGCTGGAAGAATGCAAGTTTTATTTGCTGGGGAAGCAGGTGGCACTATAATTCATGAAGCTTGTGGACACGGTTTAGAAGCTGACATAGTCGATAAAGATTATTCAATATATAGAGATAGAATAGGACAATTGGTTGCCAACAAAAATATAACAATGATAGATGACCCAACTATCCCAAGCTTATATGGTTCTTACAAGTTTGACGACGAAGGGGTGCCTGCTCAGAGAAGCGTTCTAATTGAAAATGGAGTTCTTAAAAGTTATATTTCAGATATATTATCTGCAAAAAAATATAATGCTAAATCCACTGGAAACGGAAGAAGAGAATCTTTTAAATATGCTCCTGTTCCACGCATGAGCAATACTTTTATATTACCTGGCAATGCAACTTTCGAATCAATGTTAGATCGCATAAAAAACGGGATTTATGTAAAGAAAATGGGTGGGGGAGAGGTTAATCCGACAACAGGAGATTTTGTTTTTTTTGTTTCAGAAGGATATTTGGTTAGAAATGGCAAAGTGTCCTATCCAGTGCGTGGAGCTACACTCAGTGGTAATGGCCCGTCTGTTTTGAAGAATATTATAGAATTAGGAAATAATTTAGTGATGGATTCTGGAATTTGTGGCAAATCAGGACAAGGCGTACCTGTAACCGACGGACAACCATCTATGCTGGTCGACGGACTTACTGTTGGTGGGAGTGAGGCATAA
- the mltG gene encoding endolytic transglycosylase MltG has product MKNKLSSVFDIIFFSFLFIIYLIYSILIPVYQPNFYSLKTEEKEVIIVHGMSAKQIALTIKEAELIKDTNLLIQWMVRLNIDKSLRPGKYYLHKGHEINVAYELQKAKPVTERFMLVPGVKYASLVKRFIKDDIDIFTQELLNNNNFPDNIVKILPKSPQDRIAFLLPETYSLLTENETAKFFIKEASKLWFEKVGARIPQDYTKKELNEIAVLASIVEGEAKLDEERPILSGIFLNRIKKNIRLQSCATVIYSWSNVGIKKDRLSYKDLEIESPYNTYLNYGLPPGPICVPSLKSWLSALNPEETEYLFFFATSEGRHIFSKTYKEHLEKQRLLQEIQ; this is encoded by the coding sequence ATGAAAAATAAACTTTCTAGTGTTTTTGATATCATTTTCTTTTCATTCCTTTTTATAATATATCTAATCTATTCTATTTTAATTCCTGTATATCAACCGAACTTTTATTCATTGAAAACAGAAGAAAAAGAAGTGATAATCGTCCATGGGATGTCTGCAAAACAAATAGCTCTTACAATAAAAGAAGCAGAGCTAATAAAAGATACTAACCTATTAATTCAGTGGATGGTACGCTTGAATATTGATAAATCATTACGTCCTGGAAAATATTATTTGCATAAAGGACATGAGATAAATGTTGCTTATGAATTACAAAAAGCAAAGCCTGTTACGGAACGGTTTATGCTGGTTCCTGGAGTTAAATATGCAAGTCTTGTAAAAAGATTTATAAAAGATGATATAGATATTTTTACCCAGGAACTATTAAATAACAATAATTTTCCAGACAACATAGTCAAAATACTTCCTAAAAGCCCACAAGATAGAATAGCGTTTCTCCTACCTGAAACATATTCTCTATTAACTGAGAACGAAACTGCTAAATTTTTTATAAAAGAAGCATCAAAACTCTGGTTTGAAAAAGTAGGAGCAAGAATTCCTCAAGATTATACAAAAAAGGAGTTAAATGAAATAGCTGTTTTAGCTTCAATCGTCGAAGGAGAGGCTAAACTTGATGAAGAAAGACCAATACTTTCAGGTATTTTCTTAAATAGAATCAAAAAAAACATAAGATTACAATCATGTGCGACTGTAATTTATTCTTGGAGTAATGTAGGAATTAAAAAAGATCGCCTGTCTTATAAAGATTTAGAAATAGAATCCCCATATAACACATATCTGAATTATGGTCTTCCACCAGGACCAATATGTGTTCCGTCACTAAAATCGTGGCTAAGTGCCCTAAATCCTGAAGAAACAGAATATCTGTTCTTTTTTGCTACATCAGAAGGTAGGCATATTTTTAGTAAAACTTACAAAGAACACTTAGAAAAACAGAGGCTCTTACAAGAAATTCAATAA
- a CDS encoding alanine--glyoxylate aminotransferase family protein: MRRHLLTPGPVELSHDVILAGAKQLIGHRTAEFSDLLKNLEVKLAKLLKSEGPVVILPSSGTGALECLIFNFLDKGDKFLSVSCGNFGSRFRKIGEQVGAEAVCLDISLGSSPDPDVVVDFVKQNPECKVLLLTQNETSTGVLVPIKEIIYALPKENRPIILVDGVSSVGAMECYPEEWGVDGLATASQKGLLTPPGLGLVWLSKKAWDFIEKRKCISHYFDLKLHKKRLISDIPDNPYTPPVSLFYALDEALDFILNNDKEKWFKSRIQYARAFAAGIEALGLELLVPNSNYRSPGLTAFSSKTLDSEKIRKYLKEIGIETAGGLGSLKGNLIRVAHYNDCNWPELSMILGSLYAALVALGEKPNSDFITKALNEWNKEK; the protein is encoded by the coding sequence ATGAGAAGGCATTTGTTAACACCCGGACCAGTAGAATTATCACATGATGTAATTTTAGCCGGGGCAAAACAGCTAATAGGACATAGAACAGCTGAATTTTCTGATTTATTAAAAAATTTAGAGGTTAAATTAGCAAAGTTACTAAAATCGGAAGGACCAGTTGTAATTCTTCCTTCTTCCGGAACTGGGGCTCTTGAGTGCTTAATTTTTAATTTTTTAGATAAAGGAGATAAATTCCTTTCTGTTTCTTGCGGTAATTTTGGTAGCAGATTTCGTAAAATTGGAGAACAAGTAGGTGCTGAAGCTGTTTGTCTGGATATATCCTTAGGATCTTCTCCTGACCCAGACGTTGTAGTGGATTTTGTAAAACAAAATCCTGAATGTAAGGTTTTACTTCTAACTCAAAATGAAACTTCGACAGGGGTCCTTGTGCCTATTAAAGAAATAATTTATGCACTGCCGAAAGAGAACCGGCCCATCATACTTGTTGATGGAGTCAGTTCCGTAGGAGCAATGGAGTGTTACCCAGAAGAATGGGGTGTAGATGGGCTTGCTACTGCTTCTCAAAAAGGACTGCTTACTCCACCTGGGCTAGGTCTTGTATGGCTATCAAAAAAAGCATGGGACTTTATAGAAAAAAGAAAATGTATCAGTCATTATTTTGATTTAAAGTTACACAAAAAAAGATTGATTTCAGATATCCCTGATAATCCCTACACTCCCCCAGTATCTTTATTTTATGCTCTTGATGAAGCCCTAGATTTTATTTTAAATAATGATAAGGAAAAATGGTTTAAGTCACGTATACAATATGCTAGAGCATTTGCAGCGGGAATTGAAGCGTTAGGATTAGAGCTTTTAGTCCCTAACTCTAACTATCGTTCACCTGGACTTACAGCATTTTCTTCAAAAACTTTGGATTCAGAAAAAATACGGAAATACCTCAAGGAAATTGGGATAGAAACTGCTGGAGGATTGGGTTCTCTAAAGGGAAATCTTATACGAGTGGCTCATTATAATGATTGTAATTGGCCAGAGCTTTCTATGATTCTAGGATCATTGTATGCAGCATTAGTTGCTCTTGGAGAAAAACCAAATTCAGATTTTATAACTAAAGCGTTAAATGAATGGAATAAGGAGAAATAA
- a CDS encoding phosphoglycerate dehydrogenase produces the protein MNKKWKILVTETIGELGINILKEAPDIELIQKKSMSKEELKLAVSDIDGILTRSGTTMDAEIINATTNLKVIGRAGVGVDNIDIPAASRKGVIVINAPSGNTLAAVELTIGTMLSVVRKISQANASVRRGEWTRSKFTGCQLNGKKLLIIGLGRIGGNVATRCRAFGMDIIAYDPYITQKRADSLRANLMSNLEDAIKIADIVTIHTPLTKETKNMINKETLKLFKPGAYLINCARGGIVDEKAVADAVRNKNLNGFGTDVFSIEPLDSNHPFLNEEIADRVLLTPHIGANTYEAQSEVSRIAVENMLSVLRGEPYVHAVNLPFIEQALTLEQKVYLNLARKIGVLAAKVAEVKGNAVKCVHFKMRGNIFDKEEGYTEQLMPYTISALKGLLEVSLGEEVTFMLAPILAKDRNINVVESTGEAQTYKNTIEIELETEKESILLIGTITEEGRQRIVRVNDYWIDFVPNGKILMFQNYDMPGVIGKIGTLLGEAGVNIANFALGRKNESGHALGVLEIDGEVDDKLMNKLIKSGDLLWETTVDFSGDIK, from the coding sequence ATGAACAAAAAATGGAAAATTCTAGTAACTGAAACTATAGGAGAACTAGGTATAAATATATTAAAAGAGGCTCCTGATATTGAATTAATTCAAAAAAAATCAATGTCAAAGGAAGAACTAAAGCTTGCTGTTAGTGATATAGACGGCATCCTTACTAGAAGTGGAACAACAATGGATGCAGAAATCATAAACGCCACTACAAACCTTAAAGTAATAGGGCGAGCAGGTGTAGGTGTAGACAACATCGATATTCCAGCGGCCAGTCGCAAGGGAGTCATAGTTATAAACGCACCGAGTGGAAACACATTGGCAGCGGTAGAATTGACTATTGGTACCATGTTATCAGTAGTTCGTAAAATATCTCAAGCAAATGCATCTGTTCGTAGAGGTGAATGGACAAGAAGCAAGTTCACGGGCTGTCAACTAAACGGTAAAAAACTTTTAATAATTGGCTTAGGGAGAATTGGCGGAAATGTGGCAACAAGGTGTCGCGCATTTGGAATGGATATAATAGCTTATGATCCTTATATAACTCAAAAAAGAGCTGATTCCTTAAGAGCTAACCTGATGTCCAATCTTGAAGATGCAATAAAAATAGCAGATATAGTAACTATTCATACACCTCTTACAAAAGAAACAAAAAACATGATAAACAAAGAGACATTAAAATTATTTAAACCTGGAGCATATCTTATAAACTGTGCAAGGGGCGGCATCGTAGATGAAAAAGCTGTGGCGGATGCCGTAAGAAACAAAAACTTAAATGGCTTTGGCACAGATGTTTTCTCTATAGAACCTCTTGATAGTAATCATCCTTTCTTGAATGAGGAAATCGCAGACAGAGTGCTTCTTACTCCGCATATTGGAGCGAATACTTATGAGGCACAATCCGAAGTATCAAGGATTGCTGTAGAAAACATGCTTTCTGTATTACGTGGAGAGCCATATGTTCACGCGGTAAATCTTCCTTTTATTGAACAAGCTCTCACATTGGAACAAAAAGTATATCTAAATCTAGCCAGAAAGATAGGAGTCTTAGCGGCGAAAGTTGCTGAGGTAAAAGGCAATGCAGTTAAGTGTGTGCATTTTAAAATGAGGGGTAATATTTTTGATAAAGAAGAAGGTTATACCGAACAGCTAATGCCCTACACAATTTCTGCTTTGAAAGGTCTACTAGAAGTTAGTTTAGGCGAAGAGGTAACCTTTATGTTAGCACCAATACTTGCAAAAGATAGAAATATTAATGTAGTTGAAAGTACTGGCGAAGCTCAAACCTATAAAAATACGATTGAAATCGAGCTAGAAACAGAAAAAGAAAGCATTCTATTGATAGGAACAATTACAGAAGAAGGAAGACAGCGCATTGTAAGAGTTAATGACTATTGGATTGATTTTGTGCCGAATGGGAAAATATTGATGTTCCAAAACTATGATATGCCAGGAGTAATTGGAAAAATAGGTACGCTTTTGGGCGAAGCCGGTGTAAATATTGCTAACTTTGCTCTTGGACGAAAAAATGAAAGCGGACATGCTTTAGGCGTACTAGAGATAGACGGTGAAGTAGATGATAAATTAATGAACAAATTAATAAAAAGCGGTGATTTACTATGGGAAACAACAGTTGATTTTTCAGGAGATATTAAATGA
- a CDS encoding histidine phosphatase family protein, with protein sequence MRFFIVRHGETAWNTEGRFQGQIDTELNEKGLSQAKLVAQRLSGKKFDAIVSSPLKRALHTAREIASTTNHKDIVIENDLIEINHGDWEGCHADQIEAQWGHLLKKWHKTPELVTMPGAGGESLCDITKRSVSVINQIADMYNGDVLLVSHDAVIKVLFCYWTNSPVSSFWRFQIPNCSISIIEMPQSDSLFPPRLLLMGDVSHLGNSFSQLQEQKGL encoded by the coding sequence ATGAGATTTTTCATTGTTCGCCACGGAGAAACCGCATGGAATACAGAGGGACGTTTTCAGGGACAAATAGACACAGAACTTAATGAAAAAGGTCTTAGTCAGGCTAAATTAGTGGCGCAGAGGCTTTCTGGGAAAAAGTTTGATGCAATAGTATCGAGTCCTTTAAAAAGAGCTCTTCATACTGCCCGTGAAATAGCTTCTACTACTAATCACAAAGACATTGTTATAGAAAATGATCTTATAGAAATTAATCATGGAGATTGGGAAGGGTGTCACGCAGATCAAATAGAAGCTCAATGGGGACATTTATTAAAAAAATGGCACAAAACACCAGAACTTGTAACAATGCCAGGCGCTGGTGGTGAATCTCTGTGTGATATAACAAAAAGATCTGTAAGTGTAATTAATCAGATAGCTGATATGTACAATGGTGATGTTCTGCTTGTTTCTCACGATGCCGTAATTAAAGTTTTGTTCTGTTATTGGACAAATTCTCCCGTTTCAAGTTTTTGGAGATTTCAAATACCTAACTGTAGCATTTCAATTATTGAGATGCCACAATCGGATTCTCTCTTCCCTCCACGTCTACTTCTAATGGGAGATGTTTCTCACTTAGGCAATTCTTTTTCTCAATTGCAAGAACAAAAGGGGCTTTAA
- the guaB gene encoding IMP dehydrogenase, which yields MDKKEREIYNSKFVDYKGFTFDDVLLVPGYSEVMPDKVNLKTKFASQINLNIPICSAAMDTVTDARLAIAIAREGGMGIIHRNLTYEQQAIEVDRVKRSESGVIVDPFFRHPEDSVRDAVALMEHYHISGVPVVDEGKRLVGIITNRDLRFVTNLDQPISNVMTKDNLITATIGTTMEDAKKILMGTKVEKLPIIDKNGILKGLITIKDILKAREFPTSSKDSHGRLCVGAAIGVGSDSLYRAAALVEAGVDTIVVDTAHGHSTMVIDMVAKLRKLYPDLPLIGGNIATKEAAEALIEVGADGVKVGIGPGSICTTRIVAGIGVPQVAAIMNIAEMAHARGKTVIADGGIRYSGDIVKALAAGADVVMIGSLFAGTEESPGEAVIYKGRSFKSYRGMGSLGAMKGGCSKDRYFQEGTREDKLIPEGIEGMVPHKGPLSAVIYQLAGGIRVGMGYVGAANLDEMHKNSKFVQVTAASMKESHPHDVIITKEAPNYGVE from the coding sequence ATGGATAAAAAAGAAAGAGAAATATATAACAGCAAATTTGTGGACTATAAAGGCTTTACATTTGATGATGTCTTATTAGTACCAGGATATAGTGAGGTTATGCCAGATAAAGTTAATTTAAAGACCAAGTTTGCCTCACAAATAAATTTAAATATCCCAATTTGTAGCGCAGCTATGGATACAGTGACAGACGCACGTCTTGCAATAGCAATTGCCCGTGAGGGTGGTATGGGAATAATACACAGAAACCTCACATACGAACAGCAAGCAATTGAAGTAGATAGGGTTAAAAGATCTGAATCCGGTGTTATAGTAGACCCGTTTTTTCGCCATCCCGAAGATAGTGTAAGAGATGCTGTTGCTCTTATGGAACATTACCATATATCAGGAGTTCCTGTTGTAGATGAAGGGAAACGCTTAGTAGGAATAATAACAAATCGTGACCTTCGTTTTGTAACAAACCTTGACCAACCGATTTCTAATGTTATGACTAAAGACAACTTAATAACAGCAACTATTGGTACAACTATGGAAGATGCAAAAAAAATATTGATGGGCACAAAGGTAGAAAAACTTCCAATAATCGATAAAAACGGAATATTAAAAGGCTTAATAACTATAAAAGATATTTTAAAAGCAAGAGAATTTCCAACTTCTAGCAAGGATAGCCATGGACGTCTTTGCGTGGGTGCAGCCATTGGCGTTGGTTCAGACTCTCTATATAGGGCAGCTGCCCTTGTTGAAGCTGGAGTTGATACAATTGTAGTAGATACAGCACATGGTCACTCTACTATGGTCATCGACATGGTTGCGAAACTACGTAAGCTTTATCCAGATCTTCCTCTAATAGGAGGTAACATTGCCACGAAAGAAGCGGCTGAAGCATTAATAGAGGTTGGCGCTGATGGAGTAAAAGTAGGGATTGGGCCTGGCTCAATTTGTACTACAAGAATAGTAGCAGGTATAGGTGTTCCTCAAGTTGCAGCCATAATGAATATTGCTGAGATGGCACATGCACGTGGCAAAACAGTCATTGCAGACGGAGGAATTAGGTATTCGGGAGATATTGTCAAAGCACTTGCTGCAGGAGCGGATGTAGTAATGATTGGCTCTCTTTTTGCCGGTACAGAAGAAAGCCCTGGAGAAGCTGTTATATATAAAGGCAGATCATTTAAAAGTTATAGAGGCATGGGTTCTCTAGGAGCCATGAAGGGAGGATGCAGCAAAGATCGTTATTTCCAAGAAGGCACAAGAGAAGACAAACTTATACCGGAAGGGATAGAAGGCATGGTACCACATAAGGGGCCTCTATCTGCCGTTATTTATCAACTAGCTGGTGGTATAAGAGTCGGGATGGGCTATGTAGGAGCAGCCAACTTGGATGAAATGCATAAAAACTCTAAATTCGTACAAGTTACTGCAGCATCTATGAAAGAAAGTCATCCTCACGATGTAATTATAACAAAAGAAGCACCAAACTATGGCGTAGAATAA